aaaaaaaaaaaaaaaaaatttaattttcacccggcacggggccgtgttcgctgaacacggggccgtgtcgaggcgactgtcgggataaaacccatttgttctatcagttacaccattccacacgccccgtttcgccgaaaactctctggtatagagcgattttctgccgatttcgaacgttaccaccaagcctaacaacgtcaaggtatgattctatccttcttagtagttagattagttacttgcatgtagttaaaacatcaaaaattgggggaaatctagggttcttcatgttcatccggatcgaactcaaaatttttgataaaaatTGTTAGTAATAGTTTAGAGTagagtagtaggaagtaaatagccatgtattgttgatagatttgtccaatttccaactaaaaacacaaacccttgttcttgaaccgaaaaactcaaaattgaaagggtaaatggtttgattttggaaaaatgacacttagggtttcattttcgggggaaaccgctgctattaggctaaaaattttcagattttcgaaaccgggacgaaaaaatgaaaaataggtgttacagacgcctgaacacggggccgtgttcgctgaacacggggccgtgtccagcccactgtttgcagttttcaacccgaatttcaatgtttcgcactaacttttgttgtattcttttcagatgtccaaattcacacggttcaatgccagcgaacttgacgccagggctcgctatgaggtcctacaaacaaggcccgaagaatatccaaggcgggcatgtaccgatcttctgacaatggtaaaccaactggaccgcttcaacaacatagtgactggtccactgcacgttgcattgactgcccgacttcggtcggtccaccaatgcacattggagttctatagcacgttcatcttcagctcgagacgcgacccgtttgatcacgaggcggtcgagtttcgatgCGGGGGCACGACCTATAGgacctccatggcgcagttcggatcaatcattgggctgtacaaagacgaagaagcggggaacgaagagaataccgggggattgcgagatttggacgcaacagaacgccaagccgcatgggctcaaatcggtgaggggatctacaactccagcagcacaaagagtaccaaactgagagacccgttataccgctacatccacaggctcctcacgtactcgctgaaccaacgccatgacagtagtggcgttgttggggttagagatttggttgtccttcactgcatccacaaccggaagcctctcgatgttccttacctcctactgcggaacatgcacttgaaccgccttgcctctgctcctacaccaatcttcttcgggggatgggtgtaccgtcttttcaagcacttcgcgaacatcccgaagtccttcgaaaggggcccatggtcgggacgggttgattaccatatctgccgggccatgaacttgctctatgaagcggaggacgggacggtgagctttcaaaggacgcaaggctacgcatggaacccgcaagaggctctagttcttcatgcaccacctccacagtaccaattccctccccaaggcgaacagggtcaatcctcctctcaaggaggcggttttcctaatttccaaagtttgcatgatcttttgcaggaaaacctcatgtgcacccggaacacctacaacctcgccaacaacacacacctccgggtaggagctatcgaacgaagcgtcaacgacatacaagatgacatcggtagcatccgggagtacatggcgaggcagggaggcggaggtgaagacagtgatgaagatatggagtaggagaccgggaggagcaaagggctagctggttatgagcccacaggtttgattacccttcctatcgaacaattcatggcctgcgtgccatttgtcaagacaatttactttccttaactcttttctttttatttttactttgtttttactttgtgttggataatgtttaactatggtaagattaggatgtttggtgcttggttggatgatattgaatgcttgaacaggtgcaatgcaagggttagaatgctaaacattagcactcgcagccctaggaggaagaaaccgggagaaaaccatatttttctggctaacagactatccacacggggacgtgttcagccgacacgcccccgtgttcatctcccagtactgctgtttggctactgacctgcagatttttgtcggacacgtggccgtgttcacccaacacgcccccgtgttcaccctctgtaagtttttcgttactggcagttcaacacggggccgtgttcaatgaacacggggccgtgtccagagtgccagtaacacaaatctttgtttttaaacacacttttacatattctaatcaaccaaaaactctatttttggacacattgaggacaatgtgtaatttaagtgtgggggggatgctaaaaccttggaattttgcaaaatcctaaaacaagccttacacaaaactctattggaaccgctaaacaccccaaatttttttcaaaaactttttcattttttatttacttgtcttagtttaagttgggaataacaagttataaaagggttatatttttacaaacttacaaccgatagcgtcgtgataaaaagaactaacataagaaaattatgaaacggtataacaagtctagctaaaattcgattatatatgcttggtcacattaaaaacccattcctacaaaaagtgagttttgagcctttattgagcataaaaatacacatatttagattaaatgctcatttttcgtttcttgtgtgaatagccgctcggtctttacaaatctagaacttgccacgacgatacattcccggtccttaccaacttaaacccaagtaagtaaatgatggaggcattaggactaactatttttctttcaaaaccattatttttcatttttttttttttttacctacccaaaatccccctagaaaacccctttgagcctaaacctttcatttcattacccccaaaaacaattttctacccaccaaaaacctttttcattttttcacttttattttagtaacaaactcggtttttcataaacatacctttacgtgatcaaaaaaaaaaaaaaaaaaaaaaaaaaaatgatgaagtcaaaaacaaacataagctacaaaaagcttgtttggagaaatacttcaaaaataaatgtcaccaaaaataaggtattttacgaaaaccgacacttgttacgattttcgccctttttactaaccactaatcaaccacccacctttaaacccaagccttcaccccaaaagacctcttgatatttacaaaggtaaaagttaaaaaggaggaggattgatcgcttggcaagcatatggaaaatgtaaatccgtgccgctctcgagcgattcacttaaatatacaccttcggccgagtgattgagtgatctcccgtgaggtatgtgaacttgtatataaatggaattttaataaggcatgctatgccaaatttagtaatttatcttatgtaaagttcaaaataaaccatgacgaataagattgtaaataaaataaaaatagaacctatacaaaccttggattcccgacactctaggacaagttaaaaaacttctcttctacctattccatttgggagtgtaagccacattaaaagagttttgcttgaggacaagcaaaagttcaagtgtgggggtatttgatgtgtgtaaaatgcaacatataaaacacatcaattaaggcataaaactaaccctttttaagtactaatgttggaaaaagagtgtttttgtcttccttttgtattttcaggatgaaatgagctcaaaatcacaaaagaagcaaaaagactactaaatctaccataaatacaagaaaaggaacaaaagtgaactgcccggaccctcaacggcacctcccaagacaaagagaagagaaacagagcctgaacacgccccgtgtccagtgaacacgggggcgtgcccaggaagcagcagaaaagacaaaccagtagaagcttccattgctcaccacggggccgtgcccagcggacacgggggcgtgttgaaagtacagcaggcgcattaattgtaattcgcaattacaattaatgaagagagagaatgtcagacgggcacggggccgtgttcagcgaacacggggccgtgtccagcgttctgttcagcctataaatagaggagcttggcttcattctctctcatcccttggcacaccacctctctcacacttcatccaccacccaccaccaccataacaccatcatccaccaccatcatccattgtccatcatagagtgtgtgagtcgtctcgggatccaagattgatcgtaagagttcttgacaatcaaggccatgtttgcctaagtctcttacatcacttggtgaagacaagtgtttagtataatactttttatttttaatcttttgcactttttatttggttttgtattaatgactttaataactagttacttatgttgaaggtgatctttccttatcgtttgtccgtggtgtcttggcattattttactgtctatataaaataaaagattttcaccattcatatctccacggtctatatggaggtatgttggctacctggtcgggggttaagggaacggtttggtaaaggtcttgcccttgttcagcgtttagaggtcctgcttgggacctgggtcaaatttagtaggatctccttcaatgcccataggtattggatggcggggatccaaactctttgaccccctcataagctaactactattaatactataacccggctatttaggactgtatccctgctgactcagactacttagccgagggtaacgtcaccgccaaaagcggggcctaccataatttgcattaataacttaattcattatctttcaataatccaaccctttaggattgtatccttgctgactcaaactactgggttgagggtaacgtcacctccgaaaaaggggcctactacaataactaagataatctcttaaacaagtgcaaaagtgcgaaaataatcaaaggttatactaatacacgtgtcggatccaagtgattcatcttgtctatctgttttttattttattttatttttcagcatttagttagtttttatttttcttagtttaaaacatttttctaactttttgatttgattagacgttgaggataaaccggtattaaaagctcttgtgtccttggacgacctcggtatcttaccaacactatactacgtccacgatgggtgcacttgcccatatgtgtgtttagtgttagtaaatatcgtgttttataaatttaaaacttggctaaaagtgtaaaaagggcttaaaaatacatcaaaaatatatacacactaacacgcatcaagtttttggcgccgctgccggggacacaaggattttaagaaagcttaaaatcaacggcctaatcagtttttcaaaaccttttcaaaacgcgcgcatttttctgcattttagtttagtttttgcatttacagtagcctgaacacggggtcgtgctcgctgaacacgcccccgtgctgcatattttagagtagatacccagatacagagtctaaacacggggccgtgctcgctgaacacgcccccgtgctcaacgtgaccagttaatttaattaaaacgcccagatacagtccctgaacacggggccgtgttcacccaacacggggccgtgtccagcttctgtttccgtcttatttttgttttctggtcccgagactcagttgtagtctgttgagtgattcctatggatcaatactcaagagattacaactacacctatgatgaggatgattatagaggtaattattgcactaattgtcgtaatacacactcggttcaatataatacttcatatcaaccatccaattcatacaaccattatgaggagtccaggtacgagccatcaacttcatacacatcctatgaagaccaaaggtatgaacctcctccctcatactcatattttgatgaaccaatgtatgagccttcatactcatactttgaagattcaacatatgagccaccaccttcatacacttattatgaggaaccatggcgtgaacaacccacctcatatgagtactatgaagaacaaagtttcgacccttatccatcatatacttataatgaagaacaatggtgtgaaccatctacttcatatgagtactatgaggaaccaaggagcgaacaaccggattcaagctttgaggatccaaattctttcaacctcaccgaagtgaccaataggatattagaacacattaaaactatcgaacgttgcataagagaatctcgcgcaagggaagaggaatcccacgcgagagaagagttaaaaagtaataataacgtagaggtagttgaaaatgtaaaaatggaagaacaagaaagtgaaaaacaaacacatgagttaaacaacgaaaatggtgagtccgataatgtaaaaattcaagaagagtctaatttagaggaaattattctcttatcacctactttcgaaaaccattgtttaataacccctcatgccaagtttttaaaagagttaaacactagtgctaaaatcaaagaaatggtaagtgttaagttaactaatgatcaaacctcgctaataaaagaagatccttttgaaattaacatcacaccggttccatgtttctttcaaaattcgtttattagtaatgtcactattgataaagatctttgtgttaacataatgcccaactacatcttgtctatctgttttttattttattttatttttcagcatttagttagtttttatttttcttagtttaaaacatttttctaactttttgatttgattagacgttgaggataaaccggtattaaaagctcttgtgtccttggacgacctcggtatcttaccaacactatactacgtccacgatgggtgcacttgcccatatgtgtgtttagtgttagtaaatatcgtgttttataaatttaaaacttggctaaaagtgtaaaaagggcttaaaaatacatcaaaaatatatacacactaacacgcatcagggCCGCAAACACCTTTTTGTCGATTTTTGAAGCTCTTTATTTGCAATGTATTGActgtaggggtgcaaacgagccgagccgagcccgagctcgaccaggcttgagctcgagctcgtttaacatatgaaagctcgagctcgagctcggctcgaatataatttttcaagctcgagctcggctcgggctcgactcgtttagtatttatcaATTAATTTATATTTACTTCAGAACCTAGATGAAAACAATTACTTCAGAAGCTGGACCCATGGAGCACTTTGTTCCTCTTCTTGGAACGCTATAATGTTTTGTTTTCGAGCCAAGCCAGCTCGTTTTTTAATCGAGCTGAGCTCGACTCGTGGCTCAGCTCAACGGCTCGACTCGTGGCTTGGCTTGACGGCTCGAATCGTGGCTCGGCTCGACGACTCGACCATAGAATATTTTTCAAGTAAAGTCAAGGTAGCAAGACAACACATCGAGTAGGTTGGGTAACAAAAACTTATTGGCATGGGCCGCAAACACCTTTTTGTCGATTTTTGAAGCTCTTTATTTGCAATGTATTGActgtaggggtgcaaacgagccgagccgagcccgagctcgaccaggcttgagctcgagctcgtttaacatatgaaagctcgagctcgagctcggctcgaatataatttttcaagctcgagctcggctcgggctcgactcgtttagtatttatcaATTAATTTATATTTACTTCAGAACCTAGATGAAAACAATTACTTCAGAACCTGGACCCATGGAGCACTTTGTTCCTCTTCTTGGAACGCTATAATGTTTTGTtttcgagccgagccagctcgttTTTTAATCGAGCTGAGCTCGACTCGTGGCTCAGCTCAACGGCTCGACTCGTGGCTTGGCTTGACGGCTCGAATCGTGGCTCGGCTCGACGACTCGACCATAGAATATTTTTCAAGTAAAGTCAAGGTAGCAAGACAACACATCGAGTAGGTTGGGTAACAAAAACTTATTGGCATGGGCCGCAAACACCTTTTTGTCGATTTTTGAAGCTCTTTATTTGCAATGTATTGActgtaggggtgcaaacgagccgagccgagcccgagctcgaccaggcttgagctcgagctcgtttaacatatgaaagctcgagctcgagctcggctcgattcgagcgttatttctaaagctcgagctcggctcgaatataatttttcaagctcgagctcggcttgggctcgactcgtttagtatttatcaATTAATTTATATTTACTTCAGAACCTAGATGAAAACAATTACTTCAGAACCTGGACCCATGGAGCACTTTGTTCCTCTTCTTGGAACCAAGGTTTAaaaaaacggaaacgagtttcgaggcgttttcacttcgcctcacgaggcgtaagcctcgaggcgaaccgaggcgtaagcccgaggcggaattaaaaaataaatataaatattataaatcttataaaaatagtaatactaactaaatgcatcatcaaattcatcaaaataataaaaaacacacataaaacagACCGaaattgcttgaaattgacacaaaaacacaaaaacatcaaaaacagaTATCTAAAACCCCTGAGGCGCACCTGAGGCGCAGCCTTTTTAGCGCCTCAGCCCTTCTGAGGCGCACAAACAGTAGAAACcccctgaggcgcgcctcagaatcgttttttggccgtttcgcctTTAGGCGCACGCCTCagccgttttttaaaaccatgcttGGAACGCTATAATGTTTTGTtttcgagccgagccagctcgttTTTTAATCGAGCTGAGCTCGACTCGTGGCTCAGCTCAACGGCTCGACTCGTGGCTTGGCTTGACGGCTCGAATCGTGGCTCGGCTCGACGACTCGACCATAGAATATTTTTCAAGTAAAGTCAAGGTAGCAAGACAACACATCGAGTAGGTTGGGTAACAAAAACTTATTGGTATGGGCCGCAAACACCTTTTTGTCGATTTTTGAAGCTCTTTATTTGCAATGTATATTGAGCATGACTACAAAACCCAATAATAGCTATATCAATTTAAATAAAGTAACTCTTTCAACAACTTTAAACCTGTTTGGCTTATTCCTTTTTTAGCTGAATTCTTTCTATTCGACTCATTCTAGATATCTAATCGTCCAATTTTAAgtgaattaaaaacacaaaccttATGATTCGTTAGATTTCTGATGCCGGCCCCCAATACCGCCATGCTTTTGAAatgaaaaaaacgaaaagttaatgtagtatatgtatatatgtatttgATCTTTTTTGTCGAAAAGCTCTAATAAAGTCAACTTTTTTCTTATGTATGTGAACTTTAGGTATGGCAAGAAAACAATCTCAAGAAGATACCCGAGAACTAGGAAAAGATACAAAGAAAGCAAAACGCGGACGTGGGATTGCTTGTTTCTCAAAGAAGATACCCGAGCACAGGAGGCATATATATTTTGATAGAAATAACAAACCATATGGTGACCTGCTTTCAAGAGTGAGGTCATGGTATGGGATGATGGTTCAACATATCTTCCCAGTTCATATTCAGATGGAAGACCAGGAGGACGAATACTTTGATCGTCTATGGTTGGAGACTAAGGTACGTATTATACTTTAACATGTTAGAAATCTAAAATAGctataaattaaatttttttgCCCAACCCAGAGAATTGAACTTTATTCACAAACAAAGCCACAACACAGACCCTTAGCAAGCTGCTAAGGGACACAGAACAGAATTGTTCCAATTAGATAGCAAATACACCCAAACAGACACTTATGTCCACACTCTCCCGGTTTTCCAGGTCCAACCCATagttgtcaaaagcgcaaaaggcgcgcgcctaggcgctCGGGCTCAGCGAGGCGCGCCTATAGCGCCTGGTGGTAGCTTAGGCGCaaaaatggatttttttttttgtaaaaactgtGCTCAGGCGCAAaaggcgcgcgcctaggcgctCGGGCGCAACGAGGCGAGCCGAAGCTGAATATCCAATTGATGTTGATGGAAGTTTTGATGACTTTGATGATGctcttgatgattgatgatgaacTATAAATTTAAATGTTTTAGTAACCGCAAACGTTTGTATAATTCCTAGTAACTTTTGGTATCACTACGTGTGTATAAGTCCTATACTTTTGCTACTAACTATTAGCTACATGATCTTAAATGacatatataatagttttttttttatatctgaaatcttatttattttccaagcttaacatattttttatattttatttctctatatgcgcttttcttaaaaaagcccacgcttttttgcgccttgcgcctaggctccgggcgaggccgatgcgcctggcctgcgccttgcgtctttgacaacatatGCACTTGACAGTAACCTGAAGCATACATAATATTTGTGTATGTATGCAACTGACAGAAACCTGATGTATATGTAACATGTGCATAAGTTTATTTAACAAATAAGTTGAAAAACAGTTGGCAAGTGACAAAGTTATCAAACTTCCTGGTTGCCGTGTTCAAAACATGCCTACATTGCTTTTATAATTAGTCTGTGTCTCACTGCGGATTGATTGATTCAACGCTGCGTGTTGCTTTAAATGAATAAGGGTCATCCATCTGTAAGCTCATTTGTCTAAATGAGAACCCATCTCTCATCGCTGGTTGCTTTCATTTCTTTGGGTTCTTCCAGCTTTAAAAACATTAATTAAAAGGAGAACGGGGTCAACTTAGTCAAATGGATATTTTCTATTATCTGCACTGGTCAGTTGAGTCAAATGGGACACTTTGtacctatgttgtcaaaagctcGTAAGGCGCGCGCCTAGGCGACCGGGGCCAGTGAGGCGCGGCTATAGCGCTTGGTGGCTCAGGCGAGAATATGGGTTTTTTTTGTAAAAACGCTGCTCAGGCGAGCGCTCAGAGCCAGGCGCAGGTGAGAAAAGGCGCGGGCTTCAAACATGTGAGGCGCAATGAAGAAGAAAAAGGAGTGACAAACTGATTTAAGTGCAGCAATTACTTTCTGTGTCTTCGTTCTTCTCACGTTCcttctttttttttctattttgcAAGAGCGGTAGTCTTTTTTTTACATAGGGTTTTAATGTTTGCGTATTTAAAAAATATTGGGCTTTCCTTTTCTAGTTTTGTTATATTTGAGCTTTCTTTTTTATTTGCTACTTTCTGTGTCGGCGTTCGTTTTGCCAATCCCATTCCATATGCCATTGAGAGTCTTTCTACCGGGGATAATATTCCCACTTCTGCGCCCGCTGTGAATCGAAGCAACAACCTTAGCCCACAAATCATTGCCACAGTTCTTATATCTCCACCACCACTTAGCGATAAGACCTAAGTTTAAATCTCTGATGCTTATTATGTTTTACACCGTGTTTTCTAAATTTTAGAAATATTGGAAGATTACTACCGATGAACCTAGAGAGTATATGAGGAGTTGGGCTATAAGACTTGGCACCAACTTTAGATCTCGACTTGTTAGAGATTATGTAAAGGAAGGACTAAATGCTTGTGACACATATCCATTTATTAATGGTGATCATTGGGATGAATTTGTTGAAATAAAGACTAGCAAGAAATTTCTggtatgtttattattattatttttttttgttataaatattattatgtGTATACACTTGCAAGTAATGAATAAcattttgtttatttgtgtgaAGGAACGAAGCAAGAAAGCAAAAGCTAGTGCTGCCATGAACAAACACGTGCCCCATACGGGACGAGGCGGGTGGGATCTTATTGAAAAAAAGAAACATATTATATTGCCTCAACTGGAATCAGTATACAAAGAAATTAGAAGTATTCAAAACTCACGTTCAAAGTTGTATTTAGCCGGTAGAGCCAAATATAACATAGAAACCCAGTTGTATGAACTTGAAGATGATGCATATTTGGAGGCTCGTAATTTGGTAAATGATTgtgttatataattatataaaatcGATTTTGCTTGATTTGTTAATATTATATTAGATTGTTTTAACAAATTTTATAGCTTGAAAAGGAACAAGAGATGATGGCAGATGGaagttattataaaaataaatcagACCCGCTAGTTCAAGTTCTTGGACCTGAGCACCCCGGACGAGCACGAACAGTATCCGGGTTTATAGGTAATGACTATGTCTGTGTATATATATGTTGAATATATTTATAGAAATTGATGCTTTTGTATTGAGTTGTAGGTCATACTAGGGTTCATGGAGGTCTATATAAAAATGTGAGCCAAGACTCGATACCACTAGTAGACACGAGGCCAACCTTTTGTGGCTCTAGCTATGGGTCTAATGGACGAGTCCACTATCCACCAATCATGGTAATACATTTTTTTTGCTAAATttaaatgttatatatatatatatatacatactaaAAGCGTTGAATGATTTTGCAGAGTCACACCGAATGTGAGTTGTTAATGAATATGGCTGATAGGTTAGAGACGGTGGCTTATGGTATGGCATGGCCTAGCATGTCAACGATGATAGATTCTAGCCCAATATCCGAGGGTTGTGTCAAGGTGGAAGTGGATGATATTGTTGATAAACATAAGAAGTCGGAAGTTTATTCAGTCACCAAAACAAGTGAAATTAAATTGGTTGAAGATTTGGTTCTTCGATATGTTCAATGGCCAAGATATGCAATAAAGGTATATATTTTTGTGTATGtattataatataaatatattttagtATATCAATAGttactatatatattttttataaattgtAGCTTAAGAATGAAGGAAGACAAAGCATGTCACCTAACGCCCCCATTGTGAACTCGAGGCGTGGGTCACAGAGTCATAGAGGCGCCTCACCATTGGTAGCCGACTCAATAATACATGATGATGA
This genomic stretch from Helianthus annuus cultivar XRQ/B chromosome 8, HanXRQr2.0-SUNRISE, whole genome shotgun sequence harbors:
- the LOC110870001 gene encoding uncharacterized protein LOC110870001 — encoded protein: MARKQSQEDTRELGKDTKKAKRGRGIACFSKKIPEHRRHIYFDRNNKPYGDLLSRVRSWYGMMVQHIFPVHIQMEDQEDEYFDRLWLETKKYWKITTDEPREYMRSWAIRLGTNFRSRLVRDYVKEGLNACDTYPFINGDHWDEFVEIKTSKKFLERSKKAKASAAMNKHVPHTGRGGWDLIEKKKHIILPQLESVYKEIRSIQNSRSKLYLAGRAKYNIETQLYELEDDAYLEARNLLEKEQEMMADGSYYKNKSDPLVQVLGPEHPGRARTVSGFIGHTRVHGGLYKNVSQDSIPLVDTRPTFCGSSYGSNGRVHYPPIMSHTECELLMNMADRLETVAYGMAWPSMSTMIDSSPISEGCVKVEVDDIVDKHKKSEVYSVTKTSEIKLVEDLVLRYVQWPRYAIKLKNEGRQSMSPNAPIVNSRRGSQSHRGASPLVADSIIHDDDTRMTPAYHPCLQMIGEDDHQLPSQLQIEDQDLFKDGFVNMLQQQIVTNAPIQVSEPVRVPEPVPETVPEPVPAPKPVSVPKPKKVRKSKLVPKPVSVPVPKPVLATVPKPKLEPHIKLITGSQGETWEDPKLNSIKQNLRNKTGLIRDVVDKLDKLVKHRTHIRTSSPQGMYPTSVQYLIPYSELLNLFLRRWLDISVIHSFSMYFFLSPNSRCAFFDPYKICGAKCESDPDDVIKHIKEVYEHHEDKRYFLAPYHDNDHWKLLIFEPTTSSAFIVDSIKKGKSEESYLISKLIPSGFERTFTWTVINCYQQPGSWECGYMLIKHMWEFVETIQHDFINRKWNTQEKTSGEEIESMVVDLMERWIKEVFGIRT